Proteins encoded by one window of Halomonas sp. SH5A2:
- a CDS encoding YihY/virulence factor BrkB family protein — translation MLKRSAYFWGNVIRDSASLWLKRNAFSYAGSLAFYTLFSLAPTIIIAVTVIGLVLGEEAAQGQIVAQLQGTIGSDAASVVEEAVAQSRIQEAGIMPTLLGVGALIVGATTVFAQMQFSLNTIWGVTAKPTANGALVFIKNRILSLTVVLSIGFILLVSLALGVAIRSALGAADQLLPYVGLLSQVAESLVSLLVVALLFATIFKVLPDVVLSWQDVLIGAVVTAVLFTIGRSVIAVYLAYTATASTYGAAGSVVMVLLWVYYSSLILLFGAAFTRSLLLRRGRPLVPRNSAVVIKYQENDDG, via the coding sequence ATGCTCAAACGCAGCGCTTATTTTTGGGGCAACGTGATCAGGGATTCAGCGTCATTATGGTTGAAACGCAACGCCTTCAGCTATGCAGGCTCCCTGGCGTTTTACACCCTTTTTTCACTGGCGCCCACCATTATTATTGCGGTCACCGTCATTGGCCTTGTGCTAGGTGAGGAAGCGGCTCAAGGACAGATCGTCGCGCAACTGCAAGGCACTATCGGCAGTGATGCCGCGTCGGTAGTTGAGGAAGCCGTCGCTCAATCACGCATTCAGGAGGCGGGCATCATGCCGACGCTCCTGGGTGTAGGCGCGCTTATCGTGGGTGCCACGACGGTATTTGCGCAAATGCAGTTCTCGCTCAATACGATCTGGGGCGTCACCGCCAAGCCGACCGCAAACGGGGCGCTGGTGTTTATTAAAAATCGCATACTCTCATTAACGGTTGTGCTGTCGATCGGGTTTATATTGCTGGTCTCGTTAGCGTTGGGTGTGGCCATTCGTAGTGCGCTCGGTGCTGCAGATCAACTGCTGCCTTACGTGGGCCTGCTGAGCCAAGTGGCCGAATCACTGGTTTCGCTATTGGTCGTTGCGCTGCTTTTCGCGACGATTTTTAAGGTCTTGCCCGATGTGGTGTTGAGTTGGCAGGATGTTCTGATTGGCGCTGTGGTAACTGCCGTGTTATTTACCATCGGCCGGAGTGTCATCGCAGTCTATCTTGCCTATACGGCAACGGCTTCCACTTACGGTGCGGCGGGTTCTGTGGTGATGGTGTTGCTGTGGGTTTATTATTCATCCCTCATTTTGCTGTTTGGCGCCGCCTTTACACGCTCGCTTCTGTTGCGCAGAGGTCGGCCGTTGGTGCCACGCAATAGCGCTGTTGTTATCAAATATCAGGAAAATGACGACGGCTAG
- the yccX gene encoding acylphosphatase, with protein MADCCVRAWVTGKVQGVLFRRSTQHQALQHRLTGYAKNLPDGRVEVLLCGSPEDVKTVSEWLWKGPDGAQVTHVEFNVLDQCHAPDHFATY; from the coding sequence ATGGCAGATTGTTGTGTACGTGCGTGGGTGACGGGAAAAGTGCAAGGCGTTTTGTTTCGGCGCTCTACCCAACATCAGGCGCTGCAGCACCGTTTAACCGGCTATGCGAAAAACTTGCCTGACGGCCGTGTTGAAGTGTTGCTTTGTGGGAGTCCTGAGGACGTGAAAACCGTCAGCGAGTGGTTATGGAAAGGCCCTGACGGGGCGCAGGTGACCCACGTCGAATTTAACGTCTTGGATCAGTGCCACGCCCCGGACCATTTTGCGACTTATTAG